One window from the genome of Rufibacter tibetensis encodes:
- a CDS encoding uracil-DNA glycosylase family protein: MLEGLLPQIRACQLCAAHLPHGPRPVLRAATSARLMIVGQAPGTKVHASGIPWDDQSGKRLRSWLGLTPDEFYNEANVAIVPTAFCYPGTGPSGDLPPRPECFKHWHPQLLPLLPNIQLTLLIGTYAQRAFLGANAKSTLTQTVEAWQDYLPQYLPLPHPSPRNIAWFKRHPWFEREVIPTLQEIVQATLHG; encoded by the coding sequence ATGTTAGAAGGATTGCTGCCCCAGATAAGAGCTTGCCAATTGTGCGCTGCTCACTTGCCGCATGGCCCCAGACCAGTGCTACGGGCAGCCACTTCGGCGCGACTTATGATTGTGGGGCAGGCACCCGGCACCAAAGTACACGCCTCGGGTATTCCGTGGGATGATCAGAGCGGCAAACGGCTGCGCAGCTGGCTAGGGCTCACGCCCGATGAATTCTACAATGAAGCCAACGTAGCCATTGTGCCCACCGCCTTCTGCTATCCCGGCACCGGCCCTTCCGGCGACCTTCCGCCCCGCCCCGAGTGCTTCAAGCACTGGCACCCGCAATTGCTGCCTTTGCTGCCCAACATTCAGTTGACCCTGCTCATTGGCACCTACGCGCAACGGGCGTTCCTGGGCGCAAACGCCAAGTCAACCCTTACCCAGACCGTAGAAGCCTGGCAGGACTACCTACCTCAATACCTGCCCCTGCCCCACCCTTCGCCCAGAAACATTGCTTGGTTTAAACGCCACCCTTGGTTTGAGCGCGAAGTCATCCCTACCCTGCAGGAAATTGTACAGGCAACTTTGCACGGCTAA